The Malus domestica chromosome 10, GDT2T_hap1 nucleotide sequence GATATTTTTGTCTTGCTCCATTCAAATTATTCATATATGTCATGAATACTTATTCAAAATTCAGATTAGATTGACAAGTAACATACTCGTCTCCTGTAATTTGTgttcaattcattcaatactTGTGGGTTCAAGGTTAGTTTTCCATAGGTACTTCAAATTTCTTGTAGAATTTCATCGACCGACATTTGCCTTTAGTTGTGATTGTTGATGAGTTCCATTTGTAAAACATAATCAATTGACATTTCATCGATCGACATTTAAATTAatatttcaacaaaaataaGGTTGTAAGAGATCTTCAATCTACTCATGTTCTGGTGTAAATTTCTGTGAAATCACTTGTTCTAATTACTTTTGACAGCCACTGGATTGGAACTTACCATCAAAACAACCAAGTTGTATGGATTACAGTTCTGTCCcgtttgctctctctctctctctctctctctctctctctctctctctctctctcagagttCTTCTTTCCGTTGTGTGTCTTTTCCGTTTCTTCAACCCTTGACGCCAACGACCCTACCTGAAGCCAGGGTCGGTGGCAGTCCCCTACTTTTCCTCTTTCGTTTTCCCTTAGCTGGCATTTCCCCCTGCTGTCCGTCCCGATCTTCCCTGTCCTCTACCCCTCCCCTTCTTGCCTTTGATTTCACAATCCTCAGCCCTCGATTCCGATCTCCCCTTCCTTTCACTCCCTGCTGTCCATCAACCCCCTGATCATGATTCTCATTACCCCAACCTCTACCCTTCCCACTTGGCTCCGTCCTTCCTTGAACCCACATCAATCGAGATATGCAACCACTTATCTTCAACACGATTTGTTGTGGTTTTCTCGGAAGGTGCGTAGAGTTCCGGTTTGGGTGTTCACACCACCTCTTTACCTATGTTTGCCTTTGTTGGCACTGTTGCTTGTGGTTTGTCTTCTCCTAGTCctgcaagaaattatattttaataaacagtgtcagaccatattttatatcatctccaaccgagggggccAAAGGGCTATAGGCCAAACATGaacccctcaataatttattattttaattgaattaatatggctaattaaaaaaaaactaccatattaaaataaagttttcaGACATATTTTGAGTACCACTTGTCGCTAAATGAATAAGCCTtcagatttcttatctttatatattctcaataatttttcagatagtatggaatgatgaaaagtatgtgagaaatggtATAAGAATgtcttaggtatttataggaaaaaaaattcgtccgaaaaaaaaaatttcaacggtAACCTTACATCAGCTAGCCGTTGCTAACTGGCTGGATGGAAATGGCCAGCTCACTGGCCTGATTTGGGTGTTTTGGCCCGGTGGGGCCCACAAGCCCTTTGACctagcccttggttggagacggttttcgtgtCGTTTTGAGCTATTTTcagccctatgaccctttgatCGGGtaggttggagatggcctaacatCTTACCCAAGAAAAAGTAATCGTATtgttcaaaaataaaagaattacCAAGGTGACTTAACTTTAAGGATTGTAGATAAGTGTATAATTTAGAAATACACCTAACAATTAGGAAAATAAttgaccacaaaaaaaaaaaaaacaattaggaAAAGAATTTCTAAACATTTAAAAGCGTTAGACTCAACTCAACTGTTGTTGCACCTGACATTAACGGTTAGcaagtgagaaattttttttcttctgtaatTTGATTATTAAAGTGTTTCTCGCTAACATTAACCATTGTTCGGGTGCTATCTCGAACTAAGAAAAAACGGAGAAAGGAATGTAAATCATAGCTTTGTTTAGagactaagggctggtttggtattgctgtgctttgaaaaaaagctgctgtgagaataagcggctgtgaaataaatcagcagagtgtttggtaaacttttttgtaaaagtgcttttgaaaaaaaaaagtctgatagtgggtattttcattaaaggagcactgtagctccgtgtgctttgaaaaaaaaccagttttccaaagctgcaaatagcaacttcagctttttcctttgatttcagtttattctcacaacagcttccaaaataagcccttttttttcagtttaccaaacacctaaaacctccatagctttttttcatgggtgctttttttttaagcaccttactcccaaaccacccctaaggaTGGCAAGCAACTCTCACCCACTTAAATGAAATCATACTTGTTTGAAGGCTTATGCTTAAACAAATGAGCTTGCTTGGGACAAAAGCCTGCCCAAAAGAACCAACCTTAAAGACTCCGTATTGTAGAAAAAAATTCCTACCACTTCACTTGAAAGCAACCTCATCACAAATATCAAACACTATATAAATCCACTCCCTCCCCtcacattcatccatctcttcctctctttgccTCTCTCATTCTCTCGTCGAAAATAATGGCATTTTCGAAGATTTcccttctttccttccttgtACCTCTCTTTCTCGGTTCTGCTCTGGCTCACGAGTTCTCGATCGTGGGATATTCTCCCGAGGACTTGACCTGCATGGACAAGTTCATCATGCTTTTCGAGAAGTGGATATCAAAGCATGGCAAGATTTATGAGAGCATGGAGGAGAAGCTGCATAGGTTTGAGATTTTCAGAGACAACGTGAAGCACATTGATGAGAGGAATAAGAACCTCGATGTCGATAGCTACTGGCTTGGTGTGAATGAGTTTGCTGACTTGAGCCATGAGGAGTTCAAGAGCAAGTACTTGGGTCTCAAGGCTGAGTTCCCCAGAAGGAGAGAGTCTACTGGAGATTTCAGTTACCGCAATTTTGATGTAGAGGCATTGCCCAAATCCGTGGACTGGCGAAAGAAAGGAGCTGTAACCTCCATCAAGAACCAAGGTTCATGTGGTATGtgaaaatctctctctctctctctctctctcttctttttttatatgAGCCTAAGAGGATTAGGCGAAATTAGCTCCTCAGTAACAGTCGATGTAGAGTGTCAattaccctctctctctctctctctttctctctaaaaataTGAGTTACGATGATAAAAATGCAGGTAGCTGTTGGGCATTTTCCACTGTTGCTGCAGTTGAGGGCATAAACCAGATAGTCACAGGAAACCTAACATCCCTGTCTGAGCAGCAGCTGATAGATTGCGACAAAGCATTCAACAATGGCTGCAACGGAGGCTTGATGGATTATGCATTTGAGTTCATAATCTCCAACGGTGGGCTCCACAAGGAGGATGATTACCCCTACATTATGGAGGAAGGAACTTGTGAGGGAAAGAAGGTAAAACATATATTTTCAGATCAAAATTTAGCTATCAGCGGATCATCGCTGTTCTTAATCTTACGTTTGATTTTGTTATCTTCAGGCGGAGTCAAACGTAGTGACTATCACCGGGTACCAAGATGTGCCGGAAAACAACGAGCAAGCTCTCCTCAAGGCACTGGCAAACCAGCCTCTCAGCGTGGCTATTGAGGCTTCTGGCAGAGATTTCCAGTTCTATAGCGGGGTGAGCTAGTGTCCATACAGAGTTTTATTAATGCCTAAGATACATTAATTATTTACTAATCGAAGGACGGACTGTTGGTTTTTCAGGGGGTTTTCAACGGGCGTTGTGGAACCGAGCTAGATCACGGTGTAGCAGCGGTCGGGTATGGAACTCAGAAGGGGTTAGATTACATCATTGTGAAGAACTCATGGGGGCCAAAGTGGGGAGAAAAGGGATACATAAGGATGAAGAGGAACACGGGGAAACCAGAAGGAATCTGTGGTATTAACAAGATGGCTTCATATCCTACCAAAAAGAAATGatgtgttgaattggatgtcCCCTGATGACCGAAAAccattgtttttccttttcttttcttctgtgTTCTACTTCCAAAAGTGAtgaattttcaataaaatggcAAAGAAATTCATGATAAAATACAACATTTTCCATTGGCCAGTAGAAAGTAGAAAAACCGGATGCATTTGGCAGAAAAAAAGTTAAAGAGTGCTAGTGCGttgtttggcaaaaaaaaaaaattaaagcgcTTCTGAGTAACAGAAGAATTTCCACATATTCATAGTAAAAGCACTTCTATCATGTATTTTGCACTCCTTCATGtatcaaattaaacacaaaatgtTATCAGGTCGActgaataagaaaagaaatttcTTATTTCATATCGAAACTACAGTACAGAGGTTGATTTTGTGTCACCTGGAAACAATACCATGTATGGGAGAATAATCGTAACCACGCCTAATAGTCGCTATGGTTATTCATCAGGAGAGCTGACTTTTAAAGTTCAAACGTACAAGCTCTTGCAGTAGCTAAGACCTATTACTTCATGTACTGAATGACTTGGAGTAAATTTGGTTACGAGTACAGACAACAATCAACATAATCAACTCAACAAAACTTCGTTGTATTTGAATACGCAATCGTAAAGCCTTCCTCCTAGAAACTGCGCGACCTCTGAATGTTTCACCTGGAACAAAGAAGAGAAGCAAACAGATGTTGCATAGTATTAGTATACTGCAGAAAGAAATGCTTATTAAGTAGTCATTAGAAGAAAACAACGTTTGGAGTCGAAGCATTACCATCCCAATCTTTAGGGAATCACACTTAAATTGCGCATAAAGATTTGTCTCTATCCCACGGCCCTGTCAAAAACAATTAAGTTATATTAAAACAATGAAGAGTCAAGACTGCTTCATCTCAAAATATTCACAAATCTACTAGAACTTCCAATTATACATCATTCATGACTTCATCTTCGACGATAAATAATCAGTTCAACATTTCATTTACGAGCCAATGACAGTAATAATCCAAGAAAGTTTTGAGATTTTTACCATTCCTTCCAAAATAACTAGGTCTGCATCACTTGCCAAGTAGGCTAGCTCTTGTGGCACTCTTGAAAGATCAATAACCTACAAGGAATTGAGAAGCCAATGAGGCTAATGTTACACAACTATAACAATATTCATTGTCCAGCGACGGACTCATAAATTCAAACTTATGACAAACTAAGAATTTCCACCCCCTTACTGGCAAATCATTGCCTGAATTAGCAATCAGAAGCTTTGAAGTATCAACACCCTTGAGCGTTCCGTTCTTGTCCTTCAACTGGTAAATGCCACTTACAATATCAATTTCAAGTGTCAAccaagattttttatttttaaaaaatgacaTGTCAACCAAGAATTTAACTAAACATTACTCTAAATTTTTCTGTTACCTTTGATATAATCTCAATCAGTTCAATGTAAGTTACATCATTGATAGAAGGCAAGTCATTAGCTGCCAGCACGACCTGCATAATAAGAGGCAATCATGTAAAAATGCTCAGCAAGGCAACTCATTCAGAGAGTGGTAATGAaagcaatttcaaaattttggaaaAGCACTCATAATATATTTCATGCCTTTTGTTATTTGGCACGAAGAAACAAGTAGAAAAATGCATGCTAAAGAATGCAAATATTTTTCCATGAGAGAGAAGGGATAATAGAAAAACTTCTGGGGTTTCTACCATAAGAAGCAGATGCATTGAACATAAGAACAAGATATGACAGAAAACCTGTGTCCCACGCCGGAGTAATTCTCTTGCAAACGGCAAAATACCCAAAATAATATCAGCACCAGAATTGTCGACAAATATAACAGCCTATGAAGTCAAAGAGATAAATGGTTAATACATAAGAAGCATCTACAGTGGCATCAATTCTTACAGATTTACAGAAATATTTACTATATCTTAGAATTATAACTTGCCTTCTTCCAAGATTTCTTGGGCCATTTTAATTTGAAGGCGTCCAAGTCATCGATAACCCAAGGTCGAGGGACGAGGTTTTGACAACTAGCTAAAAAGGACATCCCATCCTTTGAGAAAACTTCTGCAAGcttcaagaacataaaaaaaaggtaaatgtCAAGTAGTTTCCAATGAAATACTATGAAATATCGCTTTAACAACAGAAAGGAGTGTTATAAAAACAATGTATCATGCATATCCTTAAGAATTAGTATGATGCATGTTAAGTTTACTGTCACCAAAACCGAAGTAGTCGCTTTTCCAATATTTATAGTACTACAACAAGAAAATCACATACCTGTGCAGAACCAAGATCAAATATGTTTCCCGCAAATATTCCTCTGACCAGATTCTCTACCCGCTTGACTTCATCTTCAATAGCATCATTAAGATCCACTACATTCTCAAACAGGGATATGGCCTTGGCATTCTCTTCATCCTGAAGCGTTTAATCGCCATCGCAATTCCAAATTCCAAGTCAATCAAATAACTACACAAATCGAAATAAAGCGTCCAATAACAGTTAAAAGCACCCACCTTGACTTTCTTGAATATGTCTTGGAATCCCAACTCCCTAAGAACTTGCTCACGAAGTCTGCAAAGAAGCTAGATTTCCCAAACAAAGCACAAAAAGTTCAATGCTAAGAATACGATGACGTTATCCCATCACTACTACAACACAACagaaagtgaaaaataaaatcaaaacttGGAGCTTACAATACAATCCGGCGGGCCGCCGTGACTTTCAGGATCCTTCTTCAAGTCCTCAAGTATTTCAGTGTACCTTGCAggcaaaaacacaaacagattGCAGGCGCTTCCAAAAACCCAATTCACTCCATCGCAAAACAATCAGTAAAGTGTGTACCTTTGAGCAAATTTCTCAGCTCTGGCCGGAGCATCGGGGACCGAACCGTCGGATTCAGCTCGTTTCCTGCCAAAAACCAATCAAACCGATTAACgaaaaaccaaataaattagggtttatgaTGGAGGTTGGggagaggatgaggatgattaCTTGAAGGAGGGGGTGGAGTTGTAGAAGAGGTCGATCCAGGAGAGCTCAGTCGGCGTGGGCTTGCGGGGGTTGTCGGAGGGGAATCTGTAGGGCATGGTGCAGGCTCTGTAGTTGGATTCGATCGGCGTCATCAGCAGTGGAAATGGTACCATTTCTGATGCgctctccatcttcttcttctctccgaATTTCAACTTCTCGTGATGATTAAGAGGGCCCCTATTTATGCAACTGGGCAAGCGGACAAAAAGCCACAATTCGTGTGTGGGTGGGGATACGAAGCCAAAGGAAAATAACACACGAGGATATTATAAGGaatcttctcttctttctctttatttttttgcgtaaattgtaacaatgatttcttaattttaattgaattagaGTAATCGtttatcaactaaaaatttatgatcgttcatttcttaatttattaaaacgtgcagctatgattCTTTTAGTCAACTCCATCAAAATtctgtcaaaatgagtcatgttgAAAGGATTATTGCTCCAATTGGTTTAAAGTTATTGCTCCAATTGGTTTAAAGTTGATGGACTATTGCTCCGATTGAGTTAAAATTGAGAgattatttttctaatttggttaaagttgaggaaatatttttccaattgggttaaagttgagagaccatacAATTTTTCTCATCTGGCTATCCATATTTGCCCTTTGATTCAACCACACATGCATGAcacgtgactcattttgacaaaaattctaatggaattgacaaaaataatcataactgcgcattttgataagttaagggaccaataaTCACAATCTTTTACTTGATGGACTATTACTGCAATTTCTTTAaacttttcttttaaaatatgattttcgctatcatttttcttttactacacacctttatttatttttatacgtTTTTATTTTTGATCTATCACGTTCAAatgttaaaaataattgaatacGTATGGAAAGAAAAAGGTACGTAAATAATTTATCTGTTTATTTGTCACTTTACATAATTATTTGTTCATTCAAACTAGCCAAATCAAATTAATTCGAGCCATCTTGTTCGATTTTTACATTGATAAAGTATAATTCCGAATGAAATCGGACACAAGTTGCAACTAGTACGGCATGATTTGATTTGACTTATTTGAACTCTGTTTGAATCCAACTAAATCATCTATATCTATTTTTTGTAGTGCAtgttttaagaaaataaaaataacaacattaagaaagaaaaaaattacaaataatatttAACGATCATATGTGACTTTTTTAGACGGAAAATAGAAGTAAAAGTAGTAAATACAACATTAGGTGTCAAATCGACAATGGAGTGAAAATCAAGCAAAAAATGGGCAAAATACTCGTTTGTTGTTGTCATATTTTTTTGTATAACTTGCTGGTTCTTGTGCCATTGGtaaaacaaaagttttttttttaataggattTTGCTCTACTAAATGATCCCAAATTTGTTAATATTGCCTACTTGAAGGATTAGCTTCAAGTAAATATGGTTTCGTCCATAAAGTGGAATATGATTATGCACTTGCATTTGCAGTACAATTGGTTTTAAATGCATAACTGGACAATCATTCTTTGAGAAGTTTAATATTGAATTGTCGTGCTCTTATGCACTAAAGTTGGTATTGAGAAATTCAATATATTTTACCGTGAAAAGAATTTTGTTATTAATGAATTGACTCGTTTGAATTTGTCATGCAGTTTATGTTTAGTCTTCTTTTAGCAACTTCCTCCTTCTTGTCATCAATTGCTAATTGCAGATAGCTTAAGTCTCGTAGCATCGTGATATTCTTATGtaatatttcttcttctttcaggCTTATGGCTCATcgtcaacaaaaataaaatgtaatgtTACCTAACTTAATCTGAGCTCACATAATTAAATATGCAATTTGAAGCCTAAGTTTGAACCAAAATGAAACGTACAAATGAACTAATACAAGTCACGCGTTTAATCATGTTGATTTCCTCATGTGAACAACGCAATTAGTGATGTTAAGACATCTGTAATTCACGATTAATATTGTATTTGATTATCTAAGATTTTGTAGATTTTGCTGGTATGCCGTTGACG carries:
- the LOC103445291 gene encoding cysteine protease XCP1-like — protein: MAFSKISLLSFLVPLFLGSALAHEFSIVGYSPEDLTCMDKFIMLFEKWISKHGKIYESMEEKLHRFEIFRDNVKHIDERNKNLDVDSYWLGVNEFADLSHEEFKSKYLGLKAEFPRRRESTGDFSYRNFDVEALPKSVDWRKKGAVTSIKNQGSCGSCWAFSTVAAVEGINQIVTGNLTSLSEQQLIDCDKAFNNGCNGGLMDYAFEFIISNGGLHKEDDYPYIMEEGTCEGKKAESNVVTITGYQDVPENNEQALLKALANQPLSVAIEASGRDFQFYSGGVFNGRCGTELDHGVAAVGYGTQKGLDYIIVKNSWGPKWGEKGYIRMKRNTGKPEGICGINKMASYPTKKK
- the LOC103445290 gene encoding damage-control phosphatase At2g17340-like, encoding MESASEMVPFPLLMTPIESNYRACTMPYRFPSDNPRKPTPTELSWIDLFYNSTPSFKKRAESDGSVPDAPARAEKFAQRYTEILEDLKKDPESHGGPPDCILLCRLREQVLRELGFQDIFKKVKDEENAKAISLFENVVDLNDAIEDEVKRVENLVRGIFAGNIFDLGSAQLAEVFSKDGMSFLASCQNLVPRPWVIDDLDAFKLKWPKKSWKKAVIFVDNSGADIILGILPFARELLRRGTQVVLAANDLPSINDVTYIELIEIISKLKDKNGTLKGVDTSKLLIANSGNDLPVIDLSRVPQELAYLASDADLVILEGMGRGIETNLYAQFKCDSLKIGMVKHSEVAQFLGGRLYDCVFKYNEVLLS